One genomic segment of Rhizobium sp. 11515TR includes these proteins:
- a CDS encoding sugar phosphate isomerase/epimerase family protein, which yields MAIEGLSINLATVRQQYDMRQAVEACLKQDIVAIAPWRDQVHKIGLSEAARIVADNRLKVTGLCRGGMFPAASAEGRAAAIDDNKRAIDEAAALNADCLVLVVGGLPEGSKDIAHAREMVADGIAAILPHARSSGIPLAIEPLHPMYAADRACVNMLEQALDICDLLGEGIGVAVDVYHVWWDPKLYQQIARAGAGGRILAHHICDWLVPTTDLLLDRGMMGDGVIDLKRIRAEIEKAGFFGLQEVEIFSQNNWWKRPGEEVLSTCIERFRTVC from the coding sequence ATGGCCATAGAGGGTCTGTCCATCAATCTGGCGACGGTCCGCCAGCAATATGACATGCGCCAGGCGGTCGAAGCCTGCTTGAAGCAGGATATCGTCGCGATCGCGCCCTGGCGCGATCAGGTGCACAAGATCGGGCTTTCGGAGGCTGCTCGCATCGTCGCCGACAACAGGCTGAAAGTCACCGGGCTTTGCCGCGGCGGCATGTTTCCTGCCGCAAGCGCCGAGGGTAGGGCGGCTGCGATTGACGACAACAAGCGGGCGATCGACGAAGCGGCGGCGCTGAATGCCGATTGCCTGGTTCTCGTCGTTGGCGGTCTGCCGGAGGGATCGAAGGATATCGCTCATGCCCGCGAGATGGTGGCGGACGGTATCGCGGCGATCCTGCCGCATGCGCGTAGCTCCGGCATACCACTGGCGATCGAGCCGCTACATCCGATGTACGCGGCTGACCGCGCCTGCGTGAACATGCTGGAGCAGGCGCTCGACATCTGCGATCTCCTCGGCGAAGGCATCGGTGTCGCGGTCGATGTCTACCATGTCTGGTGGGACCCGAAGCTTTATCAGCAGATTGCGCGCGCCGGCGCTGGAGGCCGAATTTTAGCGCATCACATCTGCGACTGGCTGGTGCCGACCACGGACCTGCTGCTCGACCGCGGCATGATGGGGGATGGTGTCATCGACTTGAAGCGCATCCGCGCCGAGATCGAGAAGGCCGGTTTCTTCGGCTTGCAGGAGGTCGAGATCTTCTCTCAGAATAATTGGTGGAAGCGGCCGGGAGAGGAGGTTCTCTCCACTTGCATCGAGCGTTTCCGCACCGTTTGCTGA
- a CDS encoding ABC transporter permease has protein sequence MSNGSQAVTAEKRVIPDRLGTPFKRIMASWETLLFGVAVAIFIFNSLASPYFLDPFNLSDATFNFTEKAMIAFAMALLVIAGEIDLSVAAIIALASTAMGAAAQLGVDTPGLVAIGIGVGLVCGIFNGLLVSVLKLPSIVVTIGTMSLFRGISYIVLGDQAYGNYPDSFAYFGQGYVVWVFSFEFVLFIVLAITFAILLHATNFGRQVYTIGNNDFAARFSGIPVERVKFILFLLTGIMSGIAAVCLTSRLGSTRPSIALGWELEVVTMVVLGGVSILGGSGTIGGVVIAAFVMGLVTFGLGLLNVPGIVMSIFIGLLLIITIALPIVARRIRTMSSK, from the coding sequence ATGAGCAACGGTTCGCAAGCGGTAACCGCGGAAAAGCGCGTCATTCCGGATCGCCTCGGCACGCCTTTCAAGCGCATCATGGCGAGCTGGGAAACGCTGCTTTTCGGCGTCGCGGTCGCGATCTTCATCTTCAATTCGCTGGCTTCGCCCTATTTCCTCGATCCCTTCAATCTCTCGGACGCGACCTTCAACTTCACCGAAAAGGCGATGATCGCCTTTGCCATGGCGCTCCTCGTCATCGCTGGCGAAATCGACCTCTCGGTCGCAGCCATCATCGCGCTCGCCTCGACGGCCATGGGGGCCGCGGCGCAACTGGGCGTCGATACGCCCGGCCTCGTTGCCATCGGTATCGGCGTCGGCCTCGTCTGCGGCATCTTCAACGGATTGCTCGTTTCCGTGCTGAAGCTGCCATCGATCGTCGTCACCATCGGCACGATGAGCCTGTTTCGCGGCATTTCCTATATCGTTCTCGGCGATCAAGCCTATGGCAACTATCCGGATAGTTTTGCCTATTTCGGCCAGGGCTATGTCGTCTGGGTCTTCTCGTTCGAATTCGTGCTCTTCATCGTGCTGGCGATCACCTTCGCGATCCTGCTGCATGCGACGAATTTCGGCCGGCAGGTCTATACGATCGGCAACAATGATTTCGCCGCACGCTTCTCGGGCATTCCGGTGGAGCGGGTCAAATTCATCCTGTTTCTCTTGACCGGCATCATGAGCGGTATCGCCGCCGTGTGCCTCACGTCGCGCCTCGGCTCCACGCGCCCTTCGATCGCTCTTGGCTGGGAGCTGGAAGTGGTCACCATGGTCGTGCTCGGCGGCGTGTCGATCCTCGGCGGCTCAGGCACGATCGGCGGTGTCGTCATCGCCGCCTTTGTCATGGGCCTCGTCACCTTCGGCCTCGGCCTGCTCAATGTTCCCGGCATCGTCATGTCGATCTTCATCGGCCTCCTCCTCATCATCACCATCGCGCTGCCGATCGTGGCAAGGCGCATCAGGACCATGAGCTCCAAATGA
- a CDS encoding branched-chain amino acid ABC transporter substrate-binding protein, producing the protein MSLKTLTAATFVASLAFAPLAHADITIGLIAPLTGPVAAYGEQVKNGAQTAIDEINKSGGVLGQKLVLKLGDDAGDPKQGVSVANGIVGDSIRFVVGPVTSGVAIPVSDALAENGILMVTPTATAPDLTNRGLTNVFRTCGRDDQQAVVAGEYVVKNFKDKKIAILNDKGAYGKGLADAFKAAINKGGITEVVNDSLTPGEKDYSALTTKLKQAGVEVIYFGGYHPEAGLLARQLHDISVKAQIIGGDGLSNTEYWAIANDSAAGTLFTNASDALKNPDSQSAVAALKARNIPAEAFTLNAYAAVQVLKAGIEKAGKADDAEAVGTALKKGEPIDTAIGKVTYGETGDLTSQSFSLYKWEGGKIVSAE; encoded by the coding sequence ATGAGTCTGAAGACATTGACGGCCGCGACCTTCGTCGCTTCGCTGGCCTTCGCACCTCTCGCACATGCGGACATCACCATCGGCCTCATCGCGCCGCTGACCGGCCCGGTCGCAGCCTATGGCGAGCAGGTCAAGAATGGCGCGCAGACCGCTATCGACGAAATCAACAAGAGCGGCGGCGTTCTCGGCCAGAAGCTCGTCCTGAAGCTCGGCGATGATGCCGGCGATCCGAAGCAGGGCGTATCCGTCGCCAACGGCATTGTCGGCGACAGCATCCGCTTCGTCGTCGGCCCGGTGACTTCGGGCGTTGCCATTCCGGTTTCCGACGCGCTTGCTGAAAACGGCATCTTGATGGTCACGCCGACCGCAACCGCTCCGGATCTGACCAATCGCGGTCTCACGAACGTCTTCCGCACCTGCGGCCGCGATGACCAGCAGGCCGTCGTTGCCGGCGAATATGTGGTGAAGAACTTCAAGGACAAGAAGATCGCCATCCTCAACGACAAGGGCGCTTATGGCAAGGGCCTGGCGGACGCCTTCAAGGCGGCGATCAACAAGGGCGGCATCACCGAAGTCGTCAACGACTCGCTGACCCCCGGCGAAAAGGATTACAGCGCTCTGACGACGAAGCTGAAGCAGGCCGGCGTCGAAGTGATCTATTTCGGTGGCTATCATCCGGAAGCAGGTCTGCTGGCCCGCCAGCTGCACGACATCTCCGTCAAGGCGCAGATCATCGGTGGCGACGGCCTGTCCAACACCGAATATTGGGCGATCGCCAACGATTCGGCGGCCGGCACGCTCTTCACCAATGCGTCCGACGCGCTGAAGAATCCGGATTCGCAAAGCGCCGTTGCCGCCCTCAAGGCGCGCAACATCCCGGCCGAAGCCTTCACGCTGAACGCCTATGCTGCCGTGCAGGTCCTGAAGGCTGGTATCGAAAAAGCCGGCAAGGCAGATGACGCCGAAGCCGTCGGTACTGCTCTGAAGAAGGGCGAGCCAATCGACACCGCCATCGGCAAGGTCACCTACGGCGAAACCGGCGACCTCACCTCGCAGAGCTTCTCGCTCTACAAGTGGGAAGGCGGCAAGATCGTTTCGGCCGAATAA
- the rhaM gene encoding L-rhamnose mutarotase, translating into MTAALERHAFKMTLNPGMEAEYRKRHDEIWPELVDLLHQAGVSDYSIHLDRETNTLFGVLTRPKDHTMASLPAHPVMKKWWAHMADIMATNPDNSPIQSDLVTVFHLP; encoded by the coding sequence ATGACCGCTGCTCTCGAACGCCACGCCTTCAAGATGACGCTCAATCCAGGCATGGAAGCGGAATACCGGAAGCGGCATGATGAAATCTGGCCCGAGCTGGTCGATCTGCTGCATCAGGCCGGCGTCAGCGATTATTCCATCCATCTCGACCGCGAGACGAATACGCTTTTCGGTGTGCTGACCCGGCCGAAAGATCACACGATGGCCAGCCTGCCCGCACATCCCGTCATGAAGAAATGGTGGGCGCATATGGCGGATATCATGGCGACCAATCCCGATAATTCGCCCATCCAAAGCGATCTCGTCACGGTCTTTCATCTGCCATGA
- a CDS encoding aminoglycoside phosphotransferase family protein encodes MNESDDFKAYFDLWRLIPDGAPIVTHSSRLFPVRRDGEPAMLKIADAPEEKSGAELMVWWNGIGAARVLEHQDDAILLERATGSRSLAEMARNGEDDEASRIICEAVAGLHASRGGGLPQLIPLVHRFRSLETMAHCEGGTFVRSAVTARKLLSEPRDVVALHGDIHHGNILDFSERGWLAIDPKGLVGERGFDYANLFCNPDNAVATSPGRLARQVAVVAEAAGMERGRLLRWIVAWAGLSASWLIEDGEDEHVEPTLRVAEIAAAELARTED; translated from the coding sequence GTGAATGAGAGTGACGATTTCAAAGCCTATTTTGACCTCTGGCGGTTGATCCCCGATGGCGCTCCGATCGTGACGCATTCCAGCCGGCTTTTCCCCGTGCGTCGTGATGGTGAGCCGGCGATGCTGAAGATCGCCGACGCACCGGAGGAGAAATCGGGGGCCGAGCTTATGGTCTGGTGGAATGGCATTGGTGCTGCGCGTGTTCTCGAACATCAGGACGATGCTATCCTGCTCGAACGGGCGACAGGCAGCCGCTCACTTGCCGAGATGGCAAGGAATGGCGAGGACGACGAGGCAAGCCGGATCATCTGCGAGGCTGTCGCTGGGCTTCATGCCTCTCGCGGGGGCGGCTTGCCGCAATTGATTCCGCTTGTCCACCGGTTTCGTTCGCTCGAAACTATGGCCCACTGCGAAGGTGGCACTTTCGTACGGTCTGCTGTCACGGCCCGCAAACTGCTGTCGGAACCCCGCGATGTCGTGGCGCTGCATGGCGATATCCATCACGGCAATATTCTTGACTTCTCAGAGCGCGGCTGGCTTGCGATCGATCCCAAGGGGCTCGTAGGCGAACGCGGCTTCGACTACGCCAATCTCTTCTGCAATCCGGATAACGCCGTCGCCACATCTCCCGGCCGTCTTGCCCGGCAAGTGGCAGTCGTTGCCGAGGCGGCGGGAATGGAGCGCGGGCGCCTGTTGCGATGGATCGTTGCCTGGGCCGGCCTTTCAGCAAGCTGGCTGATCGAAGATGGCGAGGATGAACACGTCGAACCGACGCTGCGTGTTGCCGAAATCGCGGCGGCAGAACTCGCCAGAACCGAAGATTAG
- a CDS encoding FGGY-family carbohydrate kinase: protein MNSETVYRHIAVIDIGKTNAKVVVLDAGTGAEIAAVRTANSVLKSGPYPHYDIESLWRFIIEALKGFAATPGFDAISITTHGASAVMLSADGSLALPVLDYEHGYPQAVQDAYAQVRPAFAETFSPRLSGGLNVGAQIHYLKITFPADFARVATILTYPQYWTFRLTGVAANEVTSLGCHTDLWNPTTQNYSSLVDALGIRGLMAPVRSAFEALGPVLPALSEEIGLTKSVPAYCGIHDSNASLLPHLVENEAPFAVVSTGTWVISFGVGGDLDHLDPARDTLANIDAYGRAVPSSRFMGGREFEILAAEIGIASHEAIEAALEPVIEKGLMLLPNVVDGSGPFPGQTRRWIGDISVSKAERLAAVSLYLALMTEACLDLIGAKGPVFVEGPFALNRPYLTALSALTSTDVIALASSTGTSQGAALLAGIRPISAADSPPVRAELPGLARYRQSWREAMIS, encoded by the coding sequence ATGAACAGCGAGACAGTCTACCGCCACATCGCCGTGATCGACATCGGCAAGACCAACGCCAAAGTCGTTGTGCTGGATGCCGGGACCGGTGCCGAGATTGCGGCCGTCAGGACCGCAAACAGCGTCCTGAAGTCAGGTCCTTACCCGCATTACGATATCGAAAGCCTATGGCGCTTCATCATCGAGGCGTTGAAGGGCTTTGCAGCCACGCCCGGCTTCGATGCCATATCAATCACCACCCATGGCGCATCCGCCGTGATGCTTTCAGCCGATGGCAGCCTTGCGTTGCCGGTTCTCGACTATGAGCATGGCTATCCCCAAGCCGTTCAGGATGCCTATGCGCAAGTGCGCCCGGCTTTTGCCGAAACCTTTTCGCCGCGGCTATCCGGTGGCCTGAACGTCGGCGCGCAGATCCATTATCTGAAAATTACTTTCCCGGCGGATTTCGCTCGTGTCGCGACGATCCTGACCTATCCGCAATATTGGACGTTTCGCCTGACCGGCGTTGCCGCCAACGAGGTGACCTCGCTTGGCTGTCACACGGATCTCTGGAATCCAACCACCCAAAACTATTCGTCTCTGGTCGACGCGCTTGGCATTCGCGGGCTGATGGCGCCGGTCCGTTCAGCTTTCGAAGCACTTGGGCCGGTCCTGCCAGCACTTAGCGAAGAGATCGGACTAACAAAATCGGTGCCCGCCTATTGTGGCATTCACGACTCCAACGCTTCACTGCTGCCGCATCTGGTCGAGAACGAAGCACCTTTCGCCGTCGTCTCGACGGGAACCTGGGTGATCAGTTTCGGCGTCGGCGGCGATCTCGATCATCTCGATCCCGCTCGCGATACCCTTGCCAATATCGATGCCTATGGCCGCGCCGTGCCGTCTTCCCGCTTCATGGGTGGCCGCGAGTTCGAGATTCTGGCAGCGGAAATCGGTATTGCATCCCATGAAGCAATCGAAGCCGCGTTGGAACCGGTGATCGAGAAAGGCCTCATGCTACTGCCCAACGTCGTTGACGGATCGGGACCCTTTCCCGGCCAGACGCGACGCTGGATCGGGGATATCTCCGTGAGCAAGGCCGAACGGCTCGCAGCCGTCAGCCTCTATCTCGCGCTGATGACGGAAGCCTGCCTCGATCTGATCGGCGCCAAAGGACCGGTCTTCGTCGAAGGTCCCTTTGCGCTCAATCGCCCCTACCTCACTGCCCTCTCTGCCTTGACGAGCACCGATGTCATCGCACTAGCGAGTTCGACCGGTACCAGCCAGGGTGCCGCCTTGCTGGCAGGGATAAGACCCATCAGTGCCGCGGATAGCCCGCCTGTTCGCGCGGAACTGCCGGGGTTGGCGCGCTATCGGCAGTCCTGGCGCGAGGCCATGATCTCCTAA